One region of Haloprofundus salilacus genomic DNA includes:
- a CDS encoding CPBP family intramembrane glutamic endopeptidase — MADWTTFAGFAGVVLVLLLLLARASQEVVSDAPVADEAADRTAESDAPERPRHLEDVQFPGRVQYGPVPDRRPAGAEDGEGETVDGGAETVDGGERAVSGVDESDDRTALGELSTGALLANVALSQGLFAGLLLAGAWYAQIPASAFGVTASTTTLRVLGVGVAVGVVLYVANEAAATVGERFGLGGGEALREALAPDSAGGWVVLLLVVLPVVAGFEELLFRGALVGVLAEGFGVSPWLLALLSSVAFGLGHGAQGPVGVVVTGALGFALAAAFVLTESLLVVVVAHYLVNALEFAVHEGLGWEWTGRERTS, encoded by the coding sequence ATGGCGGACTGGACGACGTTCGCGGGGTTCGCGGGCGTCGTCCTCGTTCTTCTACTTTTGTTGGCGCGCGCGTCGCAAGAAGTCGTGAGCGACGCGCCCGTCGCCGACGAGGCTGCCGACCGGACGGCCGAATCCGACGCTCCCGAGCGTCCGAGACACCTCGAAGACGTGCAGTTCCCCGGGCGGGTCCAGTACGGTCCCGTTCCCGACCGTCGGCCCGCCGGTGCCGAAGACGGCGAAGGCGAGACGGTCGACGGTGGAGCCGAGACGGTCGACGGCGGAGAGAGGGCGGTGAGCGGCGTCGACGAGTCCGACGATAGGACGGCGCTCGGCGAACTCTCCACGGGGGCGCTGTTGGCGAACGTCGCCCTTTCGCAGGGGCTATTCGCCGGACTGCTGCTCGCCGGCGCGTGGTATGCGCAGATTCCGGCATCGGCGTTCGGCGTCACCGCGTCGACGACAACCCTCCGCGTGCTCGGCGTCGGCGTCGCCGTCGGCGTCGTCCTCTACGTCGCGAACGAGGCGGCGGCGACGGTCGGCGAGCGGTTCGGTCTGGGCGGCGGCGAGGCGCTCCGGGAGGCGCTGGCACCCGACTCCGCGGGCGGGTGGGTCGTGCTGCTTCTCGTCGTGCTCCCCGTCGTCGCCGGATTCGAGGAACTGCTGTTTCGCGGGGCGCTCGTCGGCGTCCTCGCCGAGGGGTTCGGCGTCTCCCCGTGGCTCCTCGCCCTCCTCTCCTCGGTCGCCTTCGGTCTCGGCCACGGCGCGCAGGGACCGGTCGGCGTCGTCGTCACCGGCGCGCTCGGGTTCGCGCTCGCGGCGGCGTTCGTCCTCACGGAGAGTCTGCTCGTCGTCGTCGTCGCCCACTATCTGGTGAACGCGCTGGAGTTCGCCGTCCACGAGGGACTCGGTTGGGAGTGGACGGGCCGGGAACGAACGAGTTAG
- a CDS encoding MGMT family protein yields the protein MEDAGIYARESPTLGAVVQLGVVGGRVINVSFPDSMPDDAETDHPLLNRIFDYLDGAKDHFDDAPVALTVPTDQRKVLEAARNVPYGETISVERLARLAGLDDDEAKDVRLVEEALRSNPVPLLIPDHRIEATGATPEDVAAALRRVEQG from the coding sequence ATGGAAGACGCAGGAATCTACGCGCGTGAGTCGCCGACGCTCGGCGCCGTCGTTCAACTCGGCGTCGTCGGGGGTCGCGTCATCAACGTCTCCTTCCCCGACTCGATGCCCGACGACGCCGAGACCGACCACCCGCTTTTGAACCGCATCTTCGACTACCTCGACGGCGCGAAGGACCACTTCGACGACGCGCCCGTCGCGCTGACGGTGCCGACCGACCAGCGGAAAGTGCTCGAGGCAGCGCGGAACGTCCCGTACGGCGAGACGATTTCCGTCGAGCGACTGGCGCGGCTGGCGGGTCTGGACGACGACGAGGCGAAGGACGTTCGACTCGTCGAGGAGGCGCTCCGTTCGAACCCGGTGCCGCTTCTCATTCCCGACCACCGAATCGAGGCGACGGGCGCTACGCCGGAGGACGTGGCCGCCGCGCTTCGGCGGGTCGAGCAGGGGTAG
- a CDS encoding CPBP family intramembrane glutamic endopeptidase encodes MSKVVLSDGARLALVFLSSVSVLIAVLTVYEAFAVRSFDASGNELSEASDSREYWDTVRPILVRGALGIAGIGCVVYLTGLPVEFLLLETTLDAVLAALGIGVLVGVGLMAAQKLFFGVTYRFGYEHDMTTFELLSPDTSDEWVLHLGLFLPVVAVYEELVFRVGLIALGYSAFGVDTWTLVAVSAVLFGLAHRQQEWGGVVIMGISGIAFGAVYLWTASLLTVVIAHYSMNVLAFAVYAYEETDPSMEIQPT; translated from the coding sequence ATGAGTAAAGTCGTGCTGTCGGACGGTGCGCGTCTCGCGTTGGTTTTTCTGAGTTCGGTATCAGTTCTAATCGCCGTTCTCACCGTGTACGAGGCGTTCGCAGTACGGTCCTTCGACGCCTCCGGTAACGAGTTGAGCGAAGCGTCGGACTCAAGAGAATACTGGGATACCGTTCGTCCGATTTTGGTACGAGGTGCGCTCGGAATCGCCGGTATCGGTTGCGTTGTGTATCTCACCGGACTACCGGTCGAGTTTCTGCTCTTAGAGACCACGCTCGATGCCGTTTTGGCCGCGCTGGGAATCGGTGTCCTCGTCGGCGTTGGGCTTATGGCCGCACAGAAGCTGTTCTTCGGCGTCACCTACCGGTTCGGGTACGAACACGACATGACGACTTTCGAGTTGCTCTCCCCGGACACGAGTGACGAGTGGGTGTTGCATCTCGGACTGTTCTTGCCGGTGGTTGCGGTGTACGAAGAACTCGTGTTCAGGGTCGGACTCATCGCGCTCGGATACAGTGCCTTCGGGGTCGACACGTGGACCCTTGTCGCGGTGAGCGCAGTCTTGTTTGGTCTGGCACACCGGCAACAAGAGTGGGGTGGCGTCGTCATTATGGGTATCTCCGGTATCGCCTTTGGGGCCGTCTACCTCTGGACGGCGAGTCTCTTGACCGTCGTCATCGCCCACTACTCAATGAACGTCCTCGCGTTCGCTGTCTACGCATACGAAGAGACCGACCCATCGATGGAGATACAACCGACGTGA
- the trpC gene encoding indole-3-glycerol phosphate synthase — MNDTEEVAPAVQSILAAARDRDGGSERLSVDARSLPEAFAAAEADGRIPVIAEVKPTSPTTDGTRDDDPVELAREMVDGGAAALSVLTEPDHFGGSTENLRQIREAVDVPVLRKDFVVREDQLDVVESDVVLLIARFVDDLSGLLDAAEARGFQALVEVHDGDELAEAVEAGASIVGVNNRDLAKLEVDLSTFESVAPAVPKDVVLVAESGVTTPEDVWRMREAGADGLLVGSAIMDGDVRTNTERFVKAEAHE; from the coding sequence ATGAACGACACAGAGGAGGTCGCCCCGGCGGTGCAGTCGATACTCGCCGCCGCGCGCGACCGAGACGGCGGGAGCGAGCGGCTCTCGGTCGACGCGCGGTCGTTGCCCGAGGCGTTCGCCGCCGCCGAGGCCGACGGCCGAATTCCGGTTATCGCGGAGGTAAAGCCGACGAGTCCGACGACCGATGGGACGCGCGACGACGACCCGGTCGAACTCGCCCGCGAGATGGTCGACGGCGGCGCGGCGGCGCTGTCGGTACTGACCGAACCCGACCACTTCGGCGGATCGACGGAGAATCTCCGGCAGATTCGTGAGGCCGTCGACGTGCCCGTGCTGCGGAAGGATTTCGTCGTCCGCGAGGACCAGTTGGACGTCGTCGAATCGGACGTCGTGTTGCTCATTGCGCGGTTCGTCGACGACCTCTCTGGCCTCCTCGACGCGGCCGAGGCCCGCGGTTTTCAGGCACTCGTCGAAGTTCACGACGGCGACGAACTCGCCGAAGCCGTCGAGGCGGGGGCCTCCATCGTTGGCGTCAACAACCGCGACCTGGCGAAACTTGAGGTCGACCTCTCCACGTTCGAGTCCGTCGCGCCCGCGGTTCCCAAGGACGTAGTGCTCGTCGCCGAGAGCGGCGTGACCACGCCCGAAGACGTCTGGCGGATGCGCGAAGCGGGCGCCGACGGTCTGCTCGTCGGGTCGGCCATCATGGACGGAGACGTTCGGACGAACACCGAGAGGTTCGTGAAGGCGGAGGCCCACGAGTAA
- a CDS encoding SAM hydrolase/SAM-dependent halogenase family protein, with protein MITLASDFGTPYPAAMKGVILAESDARLVDVAHDFPRQDVRTAAFWLREVLPYFPPSVHLAVVDPGVGTDRAAVVVRAGDHALVGPDNGLLLPATRRLAERQRNRAGADEVAVEVFDYAYENPDSATFHGRDVFAPAAAAVHEVGVDAVETLDTVSPTDEYVDLRFPDPNVRDGGATGEILVVDDFGNAVTNLPGALLDGRDAATVDGERVPVGASFAAVDPGERLLTVGSHGNAELAVNRGRGDDAFGVAVGDEVRLGFDD; from the coding sequence ATGATCACGCTCGCCTCCGATTTCGGCACGCCCTACCCCGCCGCGATGAAAGGGGTCATCCTCGCGGAGAGCGACGCCCGTCTCGTCGACGTCGCACACGACTTTCCGAGACAGGACGTGCGGACGGCCGCCTTCTGGCTCCGCGAGGTGCTGCCGTACTTTCCGCCGTCGGTCCACCTCGCCGTCGTCGACCCCGGTGTCGGCACCGACCGCGCCGCCGTCGTCGTCCGCGCGGGCGATCACGCGCTCGTCGGCCCGGACAACGGTCTATTGCTCCCGGCGACGCGACGACTCGCCGAACGGCAGCGGAACCGGGCGGGGGCCGACGAAGTCGCCGTCGAGGTGTTCGACTACGCCTACGAGAACCCTGACTCCGCGACGTTCCACGGCCGGGACGTGTTCGCGCCCGCCGCCGCCGCCGTGCACGAAGTCGGCGTCGACGCCGTCGAGACGCTCGACACCGTCTCACCGACCGACGAGTACGTCGACCTCCGGTTCCCCGACCCCAACGTTCGAGACGGCGGCGCGACGGGTGAAATCCTCGTCGTCGACGACTTCGGTAACGCCGTCACCAACCTCCCCGGCGCCCTTCTCGACGGCCGAGACGCCGCGACCGTCGACGGCGAGCGCGTCCCCGTCGGCGCGTCGTTCGCCGCGGTCGATCCCGGCGAGCGTCTGCTGACGGTCGGAAGTCACGGAAACGCAGAACTGGCGGTCAACCGCGGTCGCGGCGACGACGCGTTCGGCGTCGCGGTCGGCGACGAGGTTCGACTCGGGTTCGATGATTGA
- the lonB gene encoding ATP-dependent protease LonB has translation MSNDMDKDDSLPEQGADESAPASEEDVSDPVSDGTDERTIDDLGSEVEVSAEVADDVDDDDLLGGLKIGSTEDIEVPDRLVDQVIGQEHARDVILKAAKQRRHVMMIGSPGTGKSMLAKAMSELLPKEELQDVLVYHNPDDGNEPKVRTVPAGKGEQIVEAHKEEARKRNQMRSFLMWIIIAVVVGYSLIIAQQVLLGILAAGIIFLAFRYGSRGSDAMIPNLLVNNADTSTAPFEDSTGAHAGALLGDVRHDPFQSGGMETPSHDRVEAGAIHKANKGVLFIDEINTLDIRSQQHLMTAIQEREFSITGQSERSSGAMVQTEPVPTDFVMVAAGNLDAMENMHPALRSRIKGYGYEVYMDDTIEDTPEMRRKYARFVAQEVAKDGRLPSFDDEAIEEIILEARRRAGRKGHLTLELRNLGGLVRVAGDMARAEDAEFTTREHVLQAKGRSRSIEQQLADDFIQRRKDYELSVSEGYVVGRVNGLAVMGEDSGIVLPVMAEVTPSQGPGTVIATGQLKEMAQEAVDNVSAIIKKFSDENISEKDIHIQFVQAGQGGVDGDSASITVAAAVISALENVGVDQSLAMTGSLSVRGDVLPVGGVTHKIEAAAKAGMDRVIIPAANEQDVMIEDEYKEMIEIIPVSHISEVLDVALEGEPEKDSLVARLKSITGSAFEKQGTPNPSNPSPQ, from the coding sequence ATGAGCAACGACATGGACAAAGACGACAGCCTCCCGGAACAGGGGGCAGACGAGTCCGCGCCGGCGTCCGAAGAGGACGTCTCCGACCCCGTCAGCGACGGGACCGACGAGCGGACCATCGACGACCTCGGCAGTGAAGTCGAAGTGTCAGCCGAGGTGGCCGACGACGTCGACGACGACGACCTCCTCGGCGGCCTCAAAATCGGGTCGACCGAGGATATCGAGGTCCCCGACCGCCTCGTCGACCAAGTCATCGGACAGGAACACGCTCGTGACGTCATCCTGAAAGCGGCCAAGCAGCGCCGTCACGTCATGATGATCGGCTCTCCGGGCACTGGGAAGTCGATGTTGGCGAAGGCGATGAGTGAACTCTTGCCGAAGGAGGAACTCCAGGACGTTCTCGTCTACCACAACCCCGACGACGGCAACGAACCGAAGGTCCGGACCGTCCCCGCCGGGAAAGGCGAACAGATCGTCGAGGCCCACAAAGAGGAAGCCAGGAAGCGCAACCAGATGCGCTCGTTCCTCATGTGGATCATCATCGCGGTGGTCGTGGGCTACTCGCTTATCATCGCCCAGCAGGTGCTTCTAGGTATCCTCGCGGCCGGTATCATCTTCCTCGCGTTCCGCTACGGTTCCCGCGGCAGCGACGCGATGATTCCGAACCTCCTCGTGAACAACGCAGACACGTCGACGGCCCCCTTCGAGGACTCCACCGGCGCGCACGCCGGTGCACTGCTCGGCGACGTCCGCCACGACCCGTTCCAGTCTGGCGGGATGGAGACGCCGAGTCACGACCGCGTCGAAGCGGGCGCGATTCACAAGGCGAACAAAGGCGTGCTGTTCATCGACGAGATAAACACGCTCGACATCCGCAGCCAGCAGCACCTGATGACGGCGATTCAGGAGCGTGAGTTCTCCATCACCGGCCAGTCCGAGCGCTCCTCGGGCGCAATGGTCCAGACGGAACCGGTCCCGACGGACTTCGTGATGGTCGCGGCGGGGAACCTCGACGCGATGGAGAACATGCACCCGGCGCTTCGCTCCCGCATCAAGGGGTACGGCTACGAGGTGTACATGGACGACACCATCGAGGACACCCCCGAGATGCGCCGCAAGTACGCGCGCTTCGTCGCCCAGGAGGTCGCCAAAGACGGTCGCCTCCCCTCGTTCGACGACGAGGCCATTGAGGAGATAATTCTCGAAGCGCGCCGCCGCGCGGGTCGAAAAGGCCACCTCACGCTCGAACTGCGCAACCTCGGCGGGTTGGTCCGAGTCGCGGGCGACATGGCCCGCGCCGAGGACGCCGAGTTCACCACGCGCGAGCACGTGCTCCAAGCGAAAGGGCGCTCCCGCAGCATCGAACAACAGCTCGCGGACGACTTCATCCAGCGGCGCAAGGATTACGAGCTCTCGGTCAGCGAGGGGTACGTTGTCGGTCGCGTCAACGGACTCGCGGTTATGGGCGAGGACTCCGGTATCGTTCTCCCCGTGATGGCCGAGGTTACGCCCTCGCAGGGCCCCGGCACGGTCATCGCGACCGGGCAGCTCAAGGAGATGGCACAGGAGGCGGTCGACAACGTCTCGGCCATCATCAAGAAGTTCTCCGACGAGAACATCTCCGAGAAGGACATCCACATCCAGTTCGTCCAGGCCGGACAGGGCGGCGTCGACGGCGACTCCGCTTCGATCACCGTCGCGGCCGCCGTCATCAGCGCGCTGGAGAACGTCGGCGTCGACCAGTCGCTGGCGATGACCGGGTCGCTGTCGGTCCGCGGCGACGTGCTCCCGGTCGGCGGAGTCACCCACAAGATAGAGGCCGCAGCCAAGGCGGGTATGGACCGCGTCATCATCCCCGCGGCGAACGAGCAGGACGTGATGATAGAGGACGAGTACAAGGAGATGATCGAGATCATCCCCGTCAGCCACATCAGCGAAGTACTCGACGTGGCGCTCGAAGGCGAACCCGAGAAAGATTCGCTCGTCGCCCGCCTCAAGAGCATCACCGGCTCCGCGTTCGAGAAGCAGGGTACTCCGAACCCCTCGAACCCCAGCCCGCAGTAG
- the thsA gene encoding thermosome subunit alpha gives MQQPMFILAEGNERTHGQAAQDSNIRAGKAVANAVRTTLGPRGMDKMLVDSSGDVVITNDGATILKEMDIEHPAAQMIVEVSQTQEDEVGDGTTTAAVLTGELLAQAEDLLEADLHPTVIVEGYHEAARLAQEAIDAELLDIDLDDEILEQVAESSMTGKGTGDVTADVLAKQVVKAVRQVANGERIDRDDIHVHTKTGASSSATELVEGVVIDKEPVSENMPRTVEDATAVVLDMKLDVRKAEADTEYNITNVDQLNAAIEAEDSELRGYAKTLKDAGVDVVFCTKSIDDRVAGYLADAGILAFKSVKKSDAKALARATGAKRLGSLSDLDEGDFGHTERVSVKKYSDDELTFIEGGEASKAVTLFLRGGTEHVVDELERAMNDAVDVVIAALDKGGVVPGAGATEIAIADYIRSESAGIEGRKQLAVTAFADAVDSLPRTLAENTGMDSIDALVDLRAAHEKEGRAGIISSGRAGVIGDPVEHGIIDPAAVKREAVESATEAATMIVRIDDVIAAE, from the coding sequence ATGCAGCAACCGATGTTTATTCTGGCAGAGGGCAACGAGCGAACGCACGGACAGGCGGCCCAGGACTCGAACATTCGAGCGGGGAAAGCCGTCGCCAACGCCGTCCGAACGACGCTCGGGCCGCGCGGCATGGACAAGATGCTCGTCGACTCCTCGGGCGACGTCGTCATCACCAACGATGGGGCGACGATTCTCAAGGAGATGGACATCGAACATCCCGCCGCGCAGATGATCGTCGAAGTGTCCCAGACCCAGGAGGACGAAGTCGGCGACGGCACAACGACGGCCGCCGTCCTGACCGGTGAGCTGCTCGCGCAGGCCGAGGATCTCCTCGAGGCCGACCTCCACCCGACGGTCATCGTCGAGGGCTACCACGAGGCCGCCCGTCTCGCTCAGGAGGCCATCGACGCCGAACTGCTCGACATCGACCTCGATGACGAGATTCTCGAACAGGTCGCCGAGTCTTCGATGACCGGCAAGGGCACCGGCGACGTGACCGCCGACGTACTGGCCAAGCAGGTCGTCAAGGCGGTGCGACAGGTCGCGAACGGCGAGCGCATCGACCGCGACGACATCCACGTCCACACCAAGACGGGCGCGAGTTCCAGCGCGACCGAACTTGTCGAGGGTGTCGTCATCGACAAGGAACCCGTCAGCGAGAACATGCCCCGGACGGTCGAGGACGCCACCGCTGTCGTCCTCGACATGAAACTCGACGTACGCAAAGCCGAGGCCGACACCGAGTACAACATCACGAACGTCGACCAGCTCAACGCGGCCATCGAAGCGGAGGACTCCGAACTCCGCGGCTACGCGAAAACCCTCAAGGACGCCGGCGTCGACGTCGTGTTCTGCACGAAATCTATCGACGACCGCGTCGCGGGCTACCTCGCCGACGCGGGCATCCTCGCGTTCAAGAGCGTGAAGAAGTCCGACGCCAAAGCGCTCGCCCGCGCGACCGGCGCGAAGCGTCTCGGCTCGCTGTCGGACCTCGACGAGGGCGACTTCGGTCACACCGAGCGCGTCAGTGTGAAGAAGTACAGCGACGACGAACTCACCTTCATCGAAGGCGGCGAGGCGTCGAAGGCCGTCACGCTGTTCCTCCGCGGCGGCACCGAGCACGTCGTCGACGAACTCGAACGCGCGATGAACGACGCTGTCGACGTGGTCATCGCCGCGCTCGACAAGGGTGGCGTCGTCCCCGGCGCGGGCGCGACCGAGATCGCCATCGCCGACTACATCCGCTCGGAGTCGGCAGGCATCGAGGGTCGCAAGCAACTGGCCGTCACCGCCTTCGCCGACGCCGTCGACAGCCTCCCGCGCACGCTCGCGGAGAACACCGGGATGGACTCCATCGACGCGCTCGTCGACCTCCGCGCTGCCCACGAGAAAGAGGGCCGCGCCGGAATCATCTCCTCGGGGCGCGCCGGCGTAATCGGCGACCCTGTCGAACACGGCATCATCGACCCCGCCGCGGTCAAGCGCGAGGCCGTCGAGTCCGCCACCGAGGCCGCGACGATGATCGTCCGCATCGACGACGTCATCGCCGCCGAGTAA
- a CDS encoding cupin domain-containing protein, whose translation MSEEPGESREPQVVRATDDWTGESDDGSRWKRLGRLADGDRLGCTLEELLPGHDPLPYHYHTANEEAMYVLDGCGTLRTPAGKFDIGAGDYVSFPVGEEGAHTVENASDVPFRYLVVSTMVDPDVVVYPDEGTLCVNVGAAPGRARGEFTLRRSFSLSDGSDV comes from the coding sequence ATGTCCGAAGAACCGGGTGAATCGCGCGAGCCGCAGGTCGTCCGTGCGACCGACGACTGGACCGGAGAGAGTGACGACGGGAGTCGGTGGAAGCGACTCGGGCGACTGGCGGATGGCGACCGCCTCGGCTGCACGCTCGAAGAACTGCTCCCGGGCCACGACCCGCTCCCGTACCATTACCACACTGCCAACGAGGAGGCAATGTACGTTCTCGACGGCTGCGGAACGCTTCGAACGCCAGCGGGCAAGTTCGATATCGGCGCAGGTGACTACGTCTCGTTCCCCGTCGGCGAGGAGGGCGCGCACACCGTCGAGAACGCGTCGGACGTGCCCTTCAGATACCTCGTCGTCTCGACGATGGTCGACCCGGACGTGGTCGTCTACCCCGACGAGGGGACGCTGTGCGTAAACGTGGGTGCAGCACCCGGTCGAGCCCGTGGGGAGTTCACCCTGAGACGTTCGTTTTCGTTGAGCGACGGCTCAGACGTGTAG
- a CDS encoding HalOD1 output domain-containing protein: protein MSYETTDTKPTSKPVLRDGARVQYFSYDPTSDEWVTVAVVDAVAAAKYADLNDLPPLYESGVDPDALEELFDGETPWSFAFSYAGRSVLIEGDGTVCVEDPTN from the coding sequence ATGTCTTACGAAACGACAGATACGAAACCGACGAGCAAACCCGTGCTGCGGGACGGGGCCAGAGTACAGTACTTCTCGTACGACCCGACGAGCGACGAGTGGGTGACCGTCGCCGTCGTGGACGCGGTAGCGGCGGCGAAGTACGCGGATTTGAACGATCTTCCGCCGTTGTACGAAAGCGGCGTCGACCCGGACGCGTTAGAGGAACTGTTCGACGGCGAAACCCCCTGGTCGTTTGCCTTCTCGTACGCCGGTCGGTCCGTTCTCATAGAGGGCGACGGAACGGTCTGCGTCGAGGATCCGACGAACTGA
- a CDS encoding trimeric intracellular cation channel family protein produces the protein MIDAFTAMNLVGLVAFAVVGSLKAADADLDFFGVTVLGVLTALGGGTMRDVLVGRTPESLQSITEMSVAFVGVGLAVALSSLVSGRLRDHAAVQLPDAVGLAAFAATGALVGFEAGLSPYGVVVLATLTAVGGGSLADLLLTRVPIVLREDFYATPALLGGVVFWALVTGGASADFAAVACAAFVLVVRLVALRRDWSLPRV, from the coding sequence ATGATTGACGCGTTCACCGCGATGAATCTCGTCGGCCTCGTCGCCTTCGCCGTCGTCGGGTCGCTGAAAGCCGCCGACGCGGATCTCGACTTCTTCGGCGTCACAGTTCTCGGCGTGTTGACGGCGCTCGGCGGCGGGACGATGCGCGACGTGCTCGTGGGCCGGACGCCCGAGTCGCTCCAGTCGATCACCGAGATGAGCGTCGCGTTCGTGGGGGTCGGCCTCGCGGTCGCGCTCTCCTCTCTGGTGTCGGGACGACTCCGCGACCACGCGGCGGTACAGTTGCCCGACGCGGTCGGCCTGGCCGCGTTCGCGGCGACCGGCGCGCTCGTCGGATTCGAGGCAGGCCTGTCGCCGTACGGCGTCGTCGTACTCGCGACGCTGACCGCTGTCGGCGGCGGGAGTCTAGCCGACCTGCTGTTGACCAGAGTGCCGATAGTGCTCCGCGAGGATTTCTACGCGACGCCCGCGCTTCTCGGCGGTGTCGTGTTCTGGGCGCTCGTGACGGGCGGTGCGTCCGCTGATTTCGCGGCCGTCGCGTGCGCCGCGTTCGTCCTCGTTGTCCGACTCGTTGCGCTTCGGCGCGACTGGTCGCTGCCGAGGGTGTGA
- a CDS encoding nicotinamide-nucleotide adenylyltransferase — protein MRGFYIGRFQPYHNGHHHMVEEIAAEVDELVLGIGSAGDSHSPRNPFTAGERVLMLTKSLADFDITTYVVPIEDLERNSVWVSHVQSMSPSFDVAYSNNPLVVQLFDEAGVEVRQSPMFRREVLEGTELRQRMIEDDDWQHLVPPAVVDVVDEINGIERIQRVSDSDANGDDNTDPE, from the coding sequence ATGCGGGGGTTCTACATTGGGCGGTTCCAGCCATACCACAACGGTCACCACCACATGGTCGAAGAGATCGCAGCCGAGGTGGACGAACTCGTCCTCGGCATCGGGAGCGCGGGCGACTCGCACAGTCCGCGCAACCCGTTCACCGCGGGCGAGCGCGTGCTGATGCTGACGAAGTCGCTCGCCGACTTCGACATCACCACCTACGTCGTCCCCATCGAGGACCTCGAGCGCAACTCCGTCTGGGTGAGCCACGTCCAGAGCATGTCGCCGAGTTTCGACGTCGCGTACTCGAACAACCCGCTCGTCGTCCAACTGTTCGACGAGGCGGGCGTCGAGGTGCGCCAGTCGCCGATGTTCCGGCGCGAAGTGCTCGAAGGGACGGAACTCCGCCAGCGGATGATAGAGGACGACGACTGGCAACATCTCGTCCCGCCGGCGGTCGTCGACGTCGTCGACGAGATCAACGGTATCGAACGCATCCAGCGCGTCAGCGACTCCGACGCCAACGGCGACGACAACACCGACCCCGAGTGA
- the trpB gene encoding tryptophan synthase subunit beta, with protein sequence MSTSDGKFGRYGGQYVPEALMPAIEELEEAYERYVLENGDGFMDEFRQRLRDFGGRPTPTQYAERLSERYGRDVYMKREDLVHGGAHKLNNALGQVLLAKYMGKERIIAETGAGQHGTATAMACAHLDFDCEVYMGERDINRQRSNVFRMKINGAEVTPVTVGRGTLKEAISETMRDWATNVEDTHYVIGSVVGPHPFPAMVRDFQSVISEEAREQMRERAGTLPDSVLACAGGGSNTMGAFAEFVDDEDVGLYAVEAGGSSLAVDEENGVAPNSASLSTGGEGVLHGARTKLLQDRDGQIMESHSVSSGLDYAGVGPELAYLVDGGRVTPVTVDDDAALEAFHRLSRMEGVIPALETAHAFAYLEENHEDLGETVLVNVSGRGDKDLESVIEETEKRGIENAPDMSMFSGGLR encoded by the coding sequence ATGAGCACGAGCGACGGGAAGTTCGGTCGGTACGGCGGACAGTACGTCCCCGAGGCGCTGATGCCCGCCATCGAGGAACTGGAGGAGGCCTACGAGCGCTACGTCCTCGAAAATGGGGACGGGTTCATGGACGAGTTCCGGCAGCGACTTCGCGACTTCGGCGGGCGACCGACGCCGACGCAGTACGCCGAGCGACTGTCGGAGCGCTACGGCCGCGACGTGTACATGAAGCGTGAGGACCTCGTCCACGGCGGCGCGCACAAACTCAACAACGCACTCGGGCAGGTGCTGCTGGCGAAGTACATGGGCAAAGAGCGCATCATCGCCGAGACCGGCGCGGGTCAGCACGGCACCGCGACGGCGATGGCGTGCGCGCACCTCGACTTCGACTGCGAGGTGTACATGGGCGAGCGCGACATCAACCGCCAACGCTCGAACGTCTTCCGGATGAAGATAAACGGTGCGGAGGTCACGCCCGTGACCGTCGGCCGCGGCACGCTCAAGGAGGCCATCTCGGAGACGATGCGCGACTGGGCGACGAACGTCGAGGACACCCACTACGTCATCGGGTCGGTCGTCGGCCCGCACCCGTTCCCGGCGATGGTCCGTGATTTCCAGTCCGTGATTTCGGAGGAGGCCCGCGAGCAGATGCGAGAGCGGGCGGGGACGCTTCCCGACTCCGTGCTCGCGTGCGCGGGCGGCGGGTCGAACACGATGGGCGCGTTCGCCGAGTTCGTCGACGACGAGGACGTGGGTCTCTACGCCGTCGAGGCCGGCGGGTCGTCGCTCGCAGTCGACGAGGAGAACGGCGTCGCGCCCAACTCCGCCTCCTTATCGACCGGCGGCGAGGGCGTGCTCCACGGCGCGCGCACCAAACTGTTGCAGGACCGCGACGGCCAGATCATGGAGTCGCACAGCGTCTCCTCGGGATTGGACTACGCGGGCGTCGGTCCGGAACTCGCCTATCTCGTCGACGGAGGGCGCGTGACGCCGGTCACCGTCGACGACGACGCGGCGCTGGAGGCATTCCACCGGCTCTCGCGGATGGAGGGCGTCATCCCGGCGCTGGAGACGGCGCACGCGTTCGCGTATCTCGAGGAAAACCACGAAGACCTCGGCGAAACAGTTCTCGTGAACGTCTCCGGCCGCGGCGACAAGGATCTGGAGTCAGTCATTGAGGAGACCGAGAAGCGGGGCATCGAGAACGCGCCGGACATGTCGATGTTCTCAGGAGGATTGCGATGA